The Phaenicophaeus curvirostris isolate KB17595 chromosome 15, BPBGC_Pcur_1.0, whole genome shotgun sequence genome window below encodes:
- the C15H5orf24 gene encoding UPF0461 protein C5orf24 homolog isoform X2 — translation MMHPVASNNAAFCGTGKSSCLNEDNVRAADQFDLYATQQSKYSHAVGHKPIACQRQDPLNESHLQTTSGRSIETKDELKKKKNLNRSGKRGRPSGTTKSAGYRTSTGRPLGTTKAAGFKTSPGRPLGTTKAAGYKVSPGRPPGKKQQAFRCSSDA, via the exons ATGATGCACCCTGTTGCCAGCAATAACGCAGCTTTCTGTGGGACTGGCAAGAGCTCCTGCCTTAATGAAGACAATGTGAGAGCTGCCGATCAGTTTGACTTGTATGCCACGCAGCAGAGCAAATACAGCCACGCAGTCGGCCACAAGCCGATTGCCTGCCAGAGGCAAGACCCATTGAACGAATCGCACTTGCAGACCACAAGTGGCAGGAGTATAGAGACAAAAGACgaactaaagaaaaagaaaaacctcaacCGATCTGGTAAACGTGGAAGGCCCTCAGGGACCACAAAATCAGCAGGGTACCGAACCAGCACCGGCCGACCCCTGGGGACCACCAAAGCAGCTGGATTTAAGACAAGTCCAGGCAGACCCTTGGGTACAACTAAAGCCGCAGGATACAAAGTCAGCCCAGGCAGACCTCCAG gaaaaaagcagcaagccTTCAGGTGTTCCAGTGATGCCTAA
- the C15H5orf24 gene encoding UPF0461 protein C5orf24 homolog isoform X1, giving the protein MMHPVASNNAAFCGTGKSSCLNEDNVRAADQFDLYATQQSKYSHAVGHKPIACQRQDPLNESHLQTTSGRSIETKDELKKKKNLNRSGKRGRPSGTTKSAGYRTSTGRPLGTTKAAGFKTSPGRPLGTTKAAGYKVSPGRPPGSIKALSRLANLSYTCGSAAFPYPMVHNRGVHAAGETSSNMKQPNE; this is encoded by the coding sequence ATGATGCACCCTGTTGCCAGCAATAACGCAGCTTTCTGTGGGACTGGCAAGAGCTCCTGCCTTAATGAAGACAATGTGAGAGCTGCCGATCAGTTTGACTTGTATGCCACGCAGCAGAGCAAATACAGCCACGCAGTCGGCCACAAGCCGATTGCCTGCCAGAGGCAAGACCCATTGAACGAATCGCACTTGCAGACCACAAGTGGCAGGAGTATAGAGACAAAAGACgaactaaagaaaaagaaaaacctcaacCGATCTGGTAAACGTGGAAGGCCCTCAGGGACCACAAAATCAGCAGGGTACCGAACCAGCACCGGCCGACCCCTGGGGACCACCAAAGCAGCTGGATTTAAGACAAGTCCAGGCAGACCCTTGGGTACAACTAAAGCCGCAGGATACAAAGTCAGCCCAGGCAGACCTCCAGGTAGCATTAAAGCTCTATCACGGCTTGCAAATCTAAGTTATACTTGTGGCAGTGCAGCTTTTCCCTATCCTATGGTGCATAACAGAGGAGTACATGCTGCTGGTGAAACTAGTAGCAATATGAAACAGCCTAATGAATGA
- the TXNDC15 gene encoding thioredoxin domain-containing protein 15 isoform X1 has translation MWRLLLLALAWLGKAFHAGLAAEQSGGEQPRSPSVQGSSEPVRYRTAEMADAMLGSGLPAVELSVVPGAGQAPPDAAGSCEGAAGGDACGAGSGVNQELPATEPNSTESGKGPKVSCEERNSTGTDCCTLQILNASQDLMEFLNPNSSDCTLVLFYTPWCRFSARLAPHFNSLPRAFPTLRFVALDASQHSSLSTRFGTVAVPNILLFQGAKPMARFNHTDRTLETLKDFIFNQTGIEAKGDVAVTEADWEGPLPSILTKGIDWLLLFSLLFLGSFVMYATIRTESIRWLIPGQEHEHQE, from the exons ATgtggcggctgctgctgctggcgctgGCCTGGCTCGGTAAGGCCTTCCATGCGG GGCTGGCGGCGGAGCAGAGCGGTGGCGAGCAGCCTCGCTCCCCCTCCGTGCAGGGCAGCAGCGAGCCCGTGCGGTACCGCACTGCGGAGATGGCAGACGCGATGCTGGGCAGCGGGCTCCCCGCCGTGGAGCTCTCGGTGGTGCCGGGGGCAGGCCAGGCCCCCCCCGATGCTGCGGGGAGCTGCGAGGGGGCGGCCGGAGGCGACGCCTGCGGAGCAGGGAGTGGGGTGAACCAGGAGCTGCCCGCCACCGAACCCAACAGCACCGAGAGCGGCAAGGGCCCCAAGGTGAGCTGTGAGGAGAGAAACAGCACCGGCACCGACTGCTGCACGCTGCAGATCCTCAATGCGTCACAG GACCTGATGGAGTTCCTAAACCCAAATAGCAGTGACTGTACATTAGTCTTGTTCTACACACCGTGGTGCCGCTTCTCTGCCCGTCTGGCGCctcattttaattctttacCTCGAGCATTTCCAACTCTTCGCTTCGTGGCACTGGACGCATCTCAGCACAGCAG TTTATCAACTAGATTTGGAACAGTGGCTGTACCAAATATCCTCCTTTTCCAAGGTGCTAAACCTATGGCAAGATTTAATCACACAGACAGAACACTGGAAACGCTGAAAGACTTCATTTTCAATCAGACAG GTATAGAAGCTAAAGGCGATGTGGCTGTGACGGAAGCGGACTGGGAAGGGCCCCTGCCCAGCATTCTGACCAAAGGCATAGACTggttgctgctgttttctttgcttttcctgggaAGCTTTGTCATGTACGCTACCATTCGGACAGAGAGCATCCGGTGGCTGATCCCGGGACAGGAGCACGAACATCAGGAATAA
- the TXNDC15 gene encoding thioredoxin domain-containing protein 15 isoform X2: MWRLLLLALAWLGLAAEQSGGEQPRSPSVQGSSEPVRYRTAEMADAMLGSGLPAVELSVVPGAGQAPPDAAGSCEGAAGGDACGAGSGVNQELPATEPNSTESGKGPKVSCEERNSTGTDCCTLQILNASQDLMEFLNPNSSDCTLVLFYTPWCRFSARLAPHFNSLPRAFPTLRFVALDASQHSSLSTRFGTVAVPNILLFQGAKPMARFNHTDRTLETLKDFIFNQTGIEAKGDVAVTEADWEGPLPSILTKGIDWLLLFSLLFLGSFVMYATIRTESIRWLIPGQEHEHQE, translated from the exons ATgtggcggctgctgctgctggcgctgGCCTGGCTCG GGCTGGCGGCGGAGCAGAGCGGTGGCGAGCAGCCTCGCTCCCCCTCCGTGCAGGGCAGCAGCGAGCCCGTGCGGTACCGCACTGCGGAGATGGCAGACGCGATGCTGGGCAGCGGGCTCCCCGCCGTGGAGCTCTCGGTGGTGCCGGGGGCAGGCCAGGCCCCCCCCGATGCTGCGGGGAGCTGCGAGGGGGCGGCCGGAGGCGACGCCTGCGGAGCAGGGAGTGGGGTGAACCAGGAGCTGCCCGCCACCGAACCCAACAGCACCGAGAGCGGCAAGGGCCCCAAGGTGAGCTGTGAGGAGAGAAACAGCACCGGCACCGACTGCTGCACGCTGCAGATCCTCAATGCGTCACAG GACCTGATGGAGTTCCTAAACCCAAATAGCAGTGACTGTACATTAGTCTTGTTCTACACACCGTGGTGCCGCTTCTCTGCCCGTCTGGCGCctcattttaattctttacCTCGAGCATTTCCAACTCTTCGCTTCGTGGCACTGGACGCATCTCAGCACAGCAG TTTATCAACTAGATTTGGAACAGTGGCTGTACCAAATATCCTCCTTTTCCAAGGTGCTAAACCTATGGCAAGATTTAATCACACAGACAGAACACTGGAAACGCTGAAAGACTTCATTTTCAATCAGACAG GTATAGAAGCTAAAGGCGATGTGGCTGTGACGGAAGCGGACTGGGAAGGGCCCCTGCCCAGCATTCTGACCAAAGGCATAGACTggttgctgctgttttctttgcttttcctgggaAGCTTTGTCATGTACGCTACCATTCGGACAGAGAGCATCCGGTGGCTGATCCCGGGACAGGAGCACGAACATCAGGAATAA